TCCGGCGACGCGAGCCGCCCCAGGCCGACGTCGCCGCCCGCCAGACGACCGGCTTCGGGGTCGACCACGTGGACACCACGGCTGCGCAGCACCGAGAGGTTGTGCTGGACGGCAGGGTGCTCCCACATCTCGGTGTGCATCGCCGGGCAGACCAGTACCGGCGCCCGGGTGGCGAGCAGCGTGGCGGTGAGCAGATCAGAGGAGATGCCGGCCGTGTACGCACCGAGCAGCCGTGCGGTGGCGGGCGCCACGATCACCAGGTCGGCCGCCTGGCCGAGCCGGGTGTGCGGAATCGGATCGGCTTCGTCGAACAAGCTCGTCTGCGCCGCCTCCGAGGCCAGCGCAGAGAACGTGGTGGCGCCCACGAACCGCAGCGCGCCTCTCGTGAGCACCGGTGACACGTGGGCCCCGGCGTCGACGAGGCGACGGCACACCTCGATGGCTTTGTACGCGGCGATGCCGCCGGTGACGCCGAGCACCACGCGCTTGCCCGACAGCGGGCTCGGCGGAGATGCGGGCATGGGGCCAGTCGGGGGACGGCGCGGCGCCGGACCGGGAGGGTCGGGCCTACTCCGCCTCGTCGCCCGACGGGTCGGTGGCGACCACCTCGAGGGCGGGTGCGCCAGCTTCGCCGTCGGCTGCCTCGTCGACCTCGTCAGCGAGCGGCTCGGGCTCGCCCGGCACGATCTTGTCGGCAGCGATCTCCTCGAACGCTATCGACAGCGGCTTGCGCGCCGAGCTCGTGACCTGCGGCGGGACGACCGACCCGAGGCCCTCACCGAGCTGCCCGAAGTACGAGTTGATCTGACGGGCGCGCTTGGACGCCAGCGTGACCAAGTGGAACTTGGACCCGGCGCGCTCGAGGAGATCCTCGACGCGGGGGTTCATCATCGTGTCGTGCTCCCAGGCCATCTCACCGCTCGTTCACTCGGGGGAACTTGCACCCGTACCAGCGCGCCGACGGCGTCCGGACGGGACAGGCAAGGTTACCAACCCGACCCCCGCGAGGACGACTTCCGCGCAGCGAGATGACGTCCCACCCGCCCGGATCGTCTGGCGCGGGCAGCCAGGACCGTGCGATTCGGAGGATCTTGGCGAGCATTCAGCCACTTCTGCACGAATCGCACCGAAATGGCGGCGCTCGGGCCGTGACGCGCCGGGCGTCCGCCGCCGCGCCACTCCTTCCCGGATCAGCTCGCGCCGCTGGCCTCGACGACTTCGGAGAGCTCGGGCTCGGCCACCGGACGCGGTGCCTCGTCGACGTGGAGCCGCCGCACGGTCCACCAACCCCACACGCCGGCCGAGATCGTGGCCACACCGCCCAGGACGAGCGGCGCTCGGGCGTTGATCAAGTCGGCAACCCACCCGAGGATCGGCCCGCCGATCGGCGTCGTGCCGATCAGCAGCACGCTCTGCAGCGCAAGCACCCGTCCGTGCATGGCGGGATCGGCCCGCACCTGCACGATGGCGGTGGTGGCCGTCATGTAGATCAGGCTGGCGACCCCGAGCACGAACACGACCGGGAACGCCGTGGCGATGTTGGGCACCGCGGACAGCACCAACATCGTCGAGCCGAGCGCGAGCGAGCCGACCACGATCACCCGGACGCTGACCCGGTTGCGGTGCGCCGCGACCAGGGCGCTCACGAGCGCCCCCAGCCCGTACACCGAGTACACCAACGTGAACGTGCCGTCGCCGCCGCCCAGCGAGTGCTCCACGAGCAAGGGCAGCACGACGCTGAAGTTGTAGCCCAGCAGCCCGATCACGCCGAGCATGGCGAACGGGATCCACAAGTCGGGCACTTGGGAGACGTAGCGGATGCCGGCCCGGACCTGCCCCTTCCCCCTCGGGGTCACCGGCACGGTCCGCAGCTCCGCGGGTCGCATCATGAACAGGGCCACGAGGACGGCCACGTACGACGTCGCGTCGAGGGTGAAGCTCCAGCCGTAACCCACCGTCACGACCAGCAGGCCGGCCAGCGCCGGGCCGAAGATGCGCGACGCATTGACCAGCGCGCTGTACAGCAGCACCGCGTTCGGGATCTCGTCCGACGCCACCATCTCGGTCACGAACGACCGTCGCACCGGGTTGTCGAACGCCAGCAACACCCCGCCCGCAGCGGCGGTGACGAACAGCCAGGTCAGCGGTGGGTTTCGCTGGAACGCCAGCGCGCCGAGCGCGAACGACTGGCACATCTCGAGCGCCTGGGTGGTCTTCAGCAGCCGCAGCTTGTTCGAGCGGTCGGCGATGGCGCCGGCCCACGCGGACAGCAACAGGATCGGGCCGTACTGGCAGGCGGCCACGGCGCCGACCGCCACGCCGCTGCCGGTGAGGTGGAGCACCAGCAGCGTGAGCGCGACGATCGTCAGCCAGTTGCCGGTGTTCGAGATGAGCTGACCGATGAAGAACAACCGGAAGTTCCGCGTGTGGAGCGACGAGAACGTGCGCCCCATGGCCGTCTTGACCCGGTTCGTCTGGTTCGCCTCGTCCGTGTCCGCTCCAATCCTTCACCAGGTAAACTATCTGCCGGGACCGCGAACCGCACCGTCCATTTCCCGATTCCCGTCCTGCTGTGAGCACCTCGCCACCGGTGAGGTGGTCAAGTGCTCACACCTCGGGATTGGGGGCGGAGGGGGCGGCGGCGACGATGGCGGCGACGAGGTCGGCAGCGGGGCGGGTGGACGAGTCGAGGACGAGGTCGTAGATGTCGAGCACGGCCAAGTCGATGCCGTAGTACGTCGCATACCGCTGGCGTTCGGACGCTTCGCGCGCCCGGTTGACCGCCAGCGCGTCGGCCGGGTCCTGCGAGTCGCGGGCCCCCACCCGCTCCGCGCGGACCTGCTCGTCACAGTTGATCCACACCTTCACCGCGGCCAAGTCGTCCTGACGGGCGATCCAGCCGGCCAGGCGCGACTCGAGCACGACATCGCCGGCCCGCGCCCGTTCGGCCAACCGCTCGTCGAGGGTCACGTCGATGGACGAATCGCGCTGCGCGAGCTCGCCGAAGGCGTGCAACCCGAGACCGTGCTCTTTGGCCATGGCCCGAAACACGGTGCCGCCGTCGAGGTGCTCGAGGCCCAGCTCGGCCGCCACCGCCTTCGCCACGGTGCTCGTGCCGGACCCGGGAAGGCCCGAGATGGTGATCAACACGCGCGCGTCCGCCCTGGGGCGATCAGGAGGTCAGCCGGCCGGGGCAGTCAGTGATCAGGCGGGAACTCGTCGAGCAGGTTGCTGACCTGCTGGTTGCCGAGGCCCCGCACACGGCGGTTCTCGGCGATCCCGAGCTTCTCCATCGTGCGGCGCGCCTTGACCTTGCCGACGCCGGGCAACGATTCGAGCACGGCCAGCACTTTCATCTTGCCGACGTGGTCGTCGCTGTCGGCCTTGCCGAAGAGCTCACGCAAGCTGAGCGACCCCATCTTGAGCCGTTCCTTCAGCTCGGCACGGGCCCGGCGGGCTGCAGCGGCCTTCTCCAGAGCGGCGGCACGCTGTTCGGGGGTGAGGGAGGGCGGCTGAGGCATGGTGGCACCCTACCCCGCCCTCCTTCGCACGTCCGGGGCACTCACGATCCGGCTCGGCCAGCGCGACGCACCTCGGCGCCAACCCCCGGCCGCTTCCGACCGAGCCGGGGTGTCAGGCCCGGGTCAGCGCCGCGGTCACTTCGGCGTGCACCGCGGTGGCCGCGGCTACGGGGTCGGCCGCGCGGGTGACGGCCCGGCCCAAGATGATCACGCTGGCGCCGGCCCCGATCGCTTCGGTGGGCGTGCCGGGGCGACCTTGGTCGTGGTCGTCGACCCCCGCCGGGCGGATCCCCGGCACCATCGTCACGAAGGCCGGTGCGAGCTGGCGCACGGCCGCCACGTCGTGTGCGCCGCACACCACGCCGTCGCAGCCCGCTTCGATCGCTGCGCCGACGCGCGTGGCCATCGCGTCGGCCGGCGCCTCGGGCTCGCTGGTCAAGATGGTGACCGCCAAGGCGACCGGTTCGGGCATGCCCGCGTCGGTGGCGCCCTGCTTGAACCCCTCGACCCCCGCCCGCAACATGTCGACCCCGCCTTGCGCGTGGAAGTTGAGGTACTTGGCGCCGAGGGCGCCGGTCACGCGGGCCGCCCGGCCGACGGTGGTCGGGATGTCGTGGTACTTGAGATCGGCGAACACGTCGTATCCGAGATCGGCCATGGCGGTCACGGCGTCCGGCCCGACCGCACTGAACAGCTCGAGGCCCACTTTCGCCACCGAGAACCACGGGCGCAGGTCGCGGGCCATGCGGATGGCGACGACGAGGTCGTCGACGTCGAGCGCGATGGCCAACCGGGCGCGCGCCGGATCGTCGGACAGCGCCGCGGGATCGGGGGCGTCGGAAGCGGCGGTGGGCCAAGAGGTCGGCTCAGACATGGGCAGCTCCGATCAGCTCGGTGATCGACGATACGCCGTCGCGGCGACACCATCGCTCCAGTGAGGTCAACACGTCGTGGGGTGCGGTCGGTCGGGCGAAGGTGGCGGTGCCGACCTGCACGGCCGACGCGCCGGCCAACAACAACTCGACCGCGTCGTCGGCCGTGGCGATCCCTCCGACGCCGACGATCGGCAGGTCGCCAAGCGCGGCATGCACGTCGTGCACCGCCCGCACTGCGACCGGGTGGATGGCGGGTCCCGACAATCCGCCGCCACCGTTGCCGAGCCGGGCGGTCCGGGTGTGCGGGTCGATCGACAAGCCGAGCAGCGTGTTCACCAACGTCACCGCAGCCGCGCCGGCGCCCGCCACCGCGCCGGCGACGTCGACCAGGCGATCGGTGTTGGGGCTGAGCTTGGCCCACGTGGGGCGGCCGTGGGCGGCCGAGGCGGCCACCACTTCCGCGGCGGCGGCCGGGTCGTGCGCGAACAAGTGGCGTCCGGCCTCGGTGTTCGGGCACGACAGGTTGACTTCGACCGCCACCACCTCGCCCGGCGCGCTCGACAGGAGCCGGGCGGCGGCTTCGTACTCCTCGACGCTGCGCCCCCAGATCGACGCGACGATCCGGGTGCACCCCGCTGCCAGCAGATCGGGCAACTCGTGGGCGAGCCACGACTCGACGCCCGGCCCTTGCAGGCCCACGCTGTTGAGCATGCCGCCGGGGGTCTCGTGCACCCGCGGGGCGGCATTGCCCTCCCAGGGAAACGCCGCCAACGACTTCACGACCACCCCGCCGAGAGCCGACAAGTCGAAGAAGTGCCGCAGCTCCGCGCCGTGCCCTGCGGTACCCGACGCCGTCATCACCGGGTTCGGGAACCGCACCCCGCCGACGGTCGTCGACAGGTCGACGGCGGCCGGCGCGTGCCGTGAAGGTCGCCTCAACCGACGCCAGTTCCCTGGGGTGTGTGGCGCTGCCATCCGCTCGCCTCACACCGGGCCAGAGGACCGGCGACGGCGGGCGGAGGTCGAAGACGGCGGGGTCGCTGCGGCCTCCGGTTCCGGTGGGGTGCGGCGCAGATCCGCTCCGCCCATCCGGTGGTATTCCTGCAACGAGCGGACTTGGAGCGGATGCTCCGCCCAGTCGGCCATCCCGGTGGCCGCGGCGAGGCCGGCCGCGGCAGTGGTGAGGCAGGGGATCCCGGCCACCCCGGCGGCGGATCGGATGTGGTCGCCGTCGGCCCGCGGCCCGCGGCCGCGCGGCGAGTTCACGACCAACTGCACCTCACCCGACGAGATGAGCTGCACCGCGTCGGATCCCTCCGGCTCGCCGATCTTGGCGACCCGGGTCGACACCGGAACGCCGTGCGCTTCGAGGTGGTCGGCCGTGCCCGACGTGGCGGCGATCTTGAAGCCGAGGTCGGCGAACCGGCGTGCCGCCGCCACCCCTTGGGCCTTGTCGCGATCGGCAAGCGACAAGAACACGGTGCCCGACTCGGGCAGCCGGTCGCCGGCGCCGATCTGGCTCTTGGCGAACGCCAGGCCGAACGTGGCGTCGATCCCCATGACCTCACCGGTGGAGCGCATCTCGGGACCGAGCACCCGGTCGACGTCGGGGAAGCGGTTGAACGGCAGCACGGCTTCTTTCACGGCGACGTGCCCGGTGACCGGCGCACGCACCATGCCCTCGCCCCGCAGCTCGCCGAGCGTGGCGCCGACCATCACCCGGGTGGCGATCTTCACCAACGGCACACCGGTGGCCTTGGCCACGAACGGCACGGTGCGGCTGGCCCGCGGGTTCGCCTCGATGACGAACACCTCGGCTGCGGTCTGACCCGGCTCGCCGCCCTCGACGGGCATCTCCTTCACCGCGTACTGGACGTTGATGAGCCCGACCACCTCGAGCGCGTGGGCGATGCGCCGGGTGTAGTCCTCGATGACCGCCACCGTGTCGGGACTGAGCGAGTACGGCGGCAACGCGCACGCCGAGTCGCCCGAGTGGACACCGGCTTCCTCGACGTGTTCCATGACGCCGCCGATGATGATCTCGCCGGTGTGGTCACGGATGGCGTCGACGTCGACCTCGGTGGCGTCCTCCAAGAAACGGTCGATCAGCACCGGTCGCTGCGACGACAGGCCCTCGCGGCCCAGCCCGCCGAAGCTGGCGAGCTCCTCCATCGCCCGGGCCAGCTGCGCGTCGTCGTAGACGATCTCCATGGCCCGACCGCCGAGCACGTAGCTGGGCCGCACGAGCGCCGGGTAGCCGATGCCCGCGACGATGGCGAGCGCCGCGTCGACGGTGGTGGCCGTGCCACCCGCCGGCTGGGGGATGCCGAGCTCGGTGCACAGCGCGTTCCAGCGGTCGCGGTCCTCGGCGAGGTCGATCGACGCGGGCGGCGTCCCGAGCACCAATTCGGAGGGCAGCACGCCCGACAGCTTCAACGGCGTCTGGCCGCCGAGCGCGACCACCACGCCAACCAGCGACCCGGCGCCGCCCGCGACCGACGCGTCCTGTTCGGCTTCGATGACGTTGAGCACGTCTTCGTGGGTGAGCGGCTCGAAGTACAACCGGTTCGACGTGTCGTAGTCGG
This region of Acidimicrobiales bacterium genomic DNA includes:
- a CDS encoding dihydroorotate dehydrogenase, with the translated sequence MRRPSRHAPAAVDLSTTVGGVRFPNPVMTASGTAGHGAELRHFFDLSALGGVVVKSLAAFPWEGNAAPRVHETPGGMLNSVGLQGPGVESWLAHELPDLLAAGCTRIVASIWGRSVEEYEAAARLLSSAPGEVVAVEVNLSCPNTEAGRHLFAHDPAAAAEVVAASAAHGRPTWAKLSPNTDRLVDVAGAVAGAGAAAVTLVNTLLGLSIDPHTRTARLGNGGGGLSGPAIHPVAVRAVHDVHAALGDLPIVGVGGIATADDAVELLLAGASAVQVGTATFARPTAPHDVLTSLERWCRRDGVSSITELIGAAHV
- a CDS encoding cytidylate kinase family protein, with protein sequence MLITISGLPGSGTSTVAKAVAAELGLEHLDGGTVFRAMAKEHGLGLHAFGELAQRDSSIDVTLDERLAERARAGDVVLESRLAGWIARQDDLAAVKVWINCDEQVRAERVGARDSQDPADALAVNRAREASERQRYATYYGIDLAVLDIYDLVLDSSTRPAADLVAAIVAAAPSAPNPEV
- the mihF gene encoding integration host factor, actinobacterial type encodes the protein MPQPPSLTPEQRAAALEKAAAARRARAELKERLKMGSLSLRELFGKADSDDHVGKMKVLAVLESLPGVGKVKARRTMEKLGIAENRRVRGLGNQQVSNLLDEFPPDH
- the pyrF gene encoding orotidine-5'-phosphate decarboxylase produces the protein MSEPTSWPTAASDAPDPAALSDDPARARLAIALDVDDLVVAIRMARDLRPWFSVAKVGLELFSAVGPDAVTAMADLGYDVFADLKYHDIPTTVGRAARVTGALGAKYLNFHAQGGVDMLRAGVEGFKQGATDAGMPEPVALAVTILTSEPEAPADAMATRVGAAIEAGCDGVVCGAHDVAAVRQLAPAFVTMVPGIRPAGVDDHDQGRPGTPTEAIGAGASVIILGRAVTRAADPVAAATAVHAEVTAALTRA
- a CDS encoding MFS transporter; the encoded protein is MGRTFSSLHTRNFRLFFIGQLISNTGNWLTIVALTLLVLHLTGSGVAVGAVAACQYGPILLLSAWAGAIADRSNKLRLLKTTQALEMCQSFALGALAFQRNPPLTWLFVTAAAGGVLLAFDNPVRRSFVTEMVASDEIPNAVLLYSALVNASRIFGPALAGLLVVTVGYGWSFTLDATSYVAVLVALFMMRPAELRTVPVTPRGKGQVRAGIRYVSQVPDLWIPFAMLGVIGLLGYNFSVVLPLLVEHSLGGGDGTFTLVYSVYGLGALVSALVAAHRNRVSVRVIVVGSLALGSTMLVLSAVPNIATAFPVVFVLGVASLIYMTATTAIVQVRADPAMHGRVLALQSVLLIGTTPIGGPILGWVADLINARAPLVLGGVATISAGVWGWWTVRRLHVDEAPRPVAEPELSEVVEASGAS
- the rpoZ gene encoding DNA-directed RNA polymerase subunit omega, translating into MAWEHDTMMNPRVEDLLERAGSKFHLVTLASKRARQINSYFGQLGEGLGSVVPPQVTSSARKPLSIAFEEIAADKIVPGEPEPLADEVDEAADGEAGAPALEVVATDPSGDEAE